Part of the Solanum pennellii chromosome 10, SPENNV200 genome is shown below.
tttgtagAAGTTCGCCTTTTctgttgtattttttttttatttcgtctttttcttttttttccttcttttggtTTAATAgttgttttgtttttctattATTTCCAAATCATTGTTGGGTTTGATATTCGTAtttgatttctttattttttattaataaaactCACATCTTgtgtttgattaaaaaatatatataatacttgtaaatttttcataatttgagtTGGTTATGGATCTAACAACTAATCATTCATTAAAATTGATTGGGATTCTTGTATTACTACTAATCTTCTAGTTGTCTCATAATAATATTAGTTttaatttcaccaaaatttcatacgatttaatatttttctctttattctggtgtttttctttaaaaaaaattattttcatgaattGTGTTTGTTCATGTATGTAATTGATAACTTAATTCTTATTTATTGTGATATATTTATAGATACATATTATTTCCGATTAGATACATCCTTCTTTAACAACCTTATTGTATCAGATACATTATTATCAACTACAAAATGATACATTATGTTAGCGTCCATATCTTTCAATACAAACAATATAATACTCATCAATTTAAATGAGATACATAGATAGTAATGTATCATGCACTATTTTTCTAGATATGCTACATAAATTcgaatttatattaaatgtatcAATTACATAGCAACTTCCACACTCTAATGTATCGATCTCTTATCTAAACTATTCAATAATTCTGAATCAAAATCGAAAGGATATTCGATGAACTTGAAGATTTACAAAAGAAATCATTTGTCCAGCAACGATTCCATACAACTTCATAACTCACATCGCTTTCCAAAATttcgacaatttttttttatgaaacagaGAGAACGATAAACaagaagaaagaaatttaagtttttgatttttttggtttgttaCACTATAGGATTTTGAATTCTTGACAATAATTTGAATGGAATAGGATGTTAACTTAATTTTCAACTTTTCCCTCCTTAATTAATGCAACAAATGGAtactatgatattttaaattgattttacaattttttttttaaataaatgcaATAGATTGATGGATAATCTATCAATAATAATGTATCCGGATCCTTAATTATGTATTTGAAATGcctaaaaaatatgaaatttatgtaattataaaaataatagggatagaaggtaattaaaattttacactatgatatttatgtaagttatacttAAACCTCCAGCTTAGCCTTAACTCTTTCACAAATctcatcaattaaaattatatcatttagAAATACCATACACCATGCTATATTCCTTCAAATATGTCGCAACAATTTATCTATAAAAAAAGAGAGGTTCTTTCAAAATAGTttcactttaaaataaaattttattttatgacatACTTGaaatagttttatatttttgtattaccatattctattaaatttaagttaagtttttttattagtgtagattttaaatttgaaatctcTAATTAAAGGTAAAGTAATCTCACCAagatatcacaattcatattgatatgataattttatttttattaacttattattacttttctttaatttgaaaatagatttaatttgatttaccTGTGAGAATTTCTTCCGCCTTAGCCCTTTCTTGTGTACCAAAAATGGAAGTGATCATCATTTATTACgatttaaaattagaaaaaaatgattgTTTCTAAGAAAAAACTCGAGTAATTACAATATACTCGATAAACAATCTATATTTTTTTcgtattaatttatgtgatttaatttaagaaggtaaatatttttaaaattcttgatCTAAAACAGAAGtcatagatattttaaaaaaattattttaaaataaaataaatattttaaaattaaaatattattagatcTAGAAATATATTCTTTCTTTGAAATCTAAAATCAGAGAATGACTAATACTCAACAGAaactccaatttcaaattatataaaagaaaattccaAGCGCTTCCTCATCTATTTTCAGTCATCAATGTCTTCTCCGACCATCGGAATATTGTGAAAGTGGGACCACCTCCGACAACGGCGTGGACATCGGCGTCGGCAATGGAGAGTTCCGGCAGACTGGACATGAAGCATTCAATTTCAGCCACGCATCTATACACATCACATGAAAATAATGCTTACACTCAGGTAACATCCGTAACATCTCCGCTTCCTTGTAATCGCACAAACAAATCGCACACACGACGTCGTTTCTGCTTCCGTTTCCGTTTCCGTTTCCCCAATTTCCGTTTCTATTTGAGTAAATTAATTTAGGGTAAGAGTTGATTACTGCTTGATTAAGGCCCGCGTAAGTATTTTGAGATGAAACGTCGTCGTTTTCGTCTTCCTCAGCAACGAAAATTACACTCGGAATGTAAATTCCGGTGTTCGGGTTTCGAGTCCGGGATTGGGCTTGACGGCGGCGATAGGCAGCGGAGCGGCAGCATAGGTAAGATGAAAGGATGAGAGTTGATAGGAGGAAGAGGAAGGCAAGGGCAATTGCAATTGCGTAGCCGAGGCCTATTTTATTGAGGCTCTCGATGAGCGTATTGGTGGTGGTTAGAGGTGGTGGTGGGCCGCCGTGGGCGGCGGAGGGACTGGTGGACATTGGGAGAATACTAAGAGAAGCTCCATTAGATTAAAGGGAAAATATGGTTTAGATaggtgggtgggtgggtgggtgaGATGTTTTGCATTAAATAGTGTATggtttgaaaaggaaaaaaaagtcaTTAAATAGCCAGCTAGGAAGAATAGATGGCTTTACtctaaatttgatatttttgacaTGACATTCCTTTTAATTTCAACTTGGGTTTTGGTCTTTAGTCTAAAATGGTCAACTCAATCTAAAGCCAAGAGAGTTGGTTCACATTCAAGAGTATAAAATGGTTAATCCAAAGCCATGCAAGTTGGTTCACATTCAAGAGTGTATTGGGATGGATGGTTTCTCATTCTTATTTGGAGTAGAAAGTCAAAAGGACCACTTTTTAATAATCAATAACGACACAAATCTCACTAGTTTATAAGTTTTTGAGATCATTATTCGTgttagattttgattttttagatACAGGCAGATTAACACGTTTAGATATACGTGTTTTGAATACATACAGTCGAAATTAAGTGTAATTTGTTGTAAATACACTGTATCGCTGTATCCTAGTGAATTTACATTTATTTGTGATCGATACACTGACTTCACATTTGTTTGGGATACATTGACTCTTGCTTTCCTCTCTCCCTGTGTATTTATATTTCAGAAGATATTTGGTATCTTAAATGCATGTACATAATATGATTCACGTGGATCCAAGATACATTGACTTTCTCTCGCTTGTCTCCCTCCTCTATCGTTTGCCTCCTTCTTATCTCACTCTCGCCTCCTTCCTATCTCGCTTTCCTCTTTCCtctttcctctctctctcttttcttccctatatatatatttatatttcattgaaATGATCCTTAATGTATAACAAAGGCTTCCATTTCGATCTTTTTAACATATTTCTTCTCAACAAcatgatataatatgaataaaacttttatttgtcaACATTACAAGTGGCTATGTAATCTTCCTTTCCTTCTTTTAAAGCATAATCATATAGTTAAAGAATTGTAGTATATGTTTGAAATAAGAGTAATTGTTTATGCTAGACATACTTCCTATGATGCACAAGTACAAGACTGcataattttttcttgaatCACAAAAGCTCATCTGTTACCATCACAAAAAAACTTCAAGAGTTTAATCGTTTACCAAGTAATAGTTCTATCCCAAGCAAGCAACCAAATTTATGAAGCCTCAACAATTCATTTCACtatatgaacatgaaaaatcacataattttttatggGACAACGAAAGATTGAAATAGTAAATaaccaaaagaaaaatcacataattttatatGGAAAACCCTCTAGGAGAAGAAAATCACGATCAGTAATCAACTCTTATTTATCTCTCAATGAAAGATGATAGTAATGCACCTATAAAATCGTGTTTATGTAAGCTCCCTCT
Proteins encoded:
- the LOC107032394 gene encoding RING-H2 finger protein ATL67-like, translated to MSTSPSAAHGGPPPPLTTTNTLIESLNKIGLGYAIAIALAFLFLLSTLILSSYLCCRSAAYRRRQAQSRTRNPNTGIYIPSVIFVAEEDENDDVSSQNTYAGLNQAVINSYPKLIYSNRNGNWGNGNGNGSRNDVVCAICLCDYKEAEMLRMLPECKHYFHVMCIDAWLKLNASCPVCRNSPLPTPMSTPLSEVVPLSQYSDGRRRH